The following coding sequences are from one Eptesicus fuscus isolate TK198812 chromosome 7, DD_ASM_mEF_20220401, whole genome shotgun sequence window:
- the CLEC1B gene encoding C-type lectin domain family 1 member B encodes MQDEDGYITLNIKTRKPALTSVEPASSSLWRVMALILLVLCIGLVVGLVALGIMSVTQQNYLQIENKNLSGILQQLLANQFCQDLMKPSEQKDSFSHKDSPCDKNWRHYEGNCYGFFRHNLTWEESKQYCANMNATLLKIASQNILEYIKSRTGLIRWVGLSRQNSNKVWKWEDGSVPSKNMFELSENARENMNCAYFHSGKIHPSFCKNKHYLMCERKAGMAKVDKLL; translated from the exons atgcAGGATGAAGATGGATACATCACCTTAAATATTAAAACTCGCAAGCCAGCTCTCACCTCAG TTGAGCCTGCGTCCTCGTCATTGTGGCGGGTAATGGCTTTGATTCTGCTGGTCTTGTGCATTGGGCTGGTTGTTGGACTCGTGGCTCTGGGGATTATGT CTGTCACGCAGCAAAACTACCTACAAATTGAGAATAAAAATCTCTCAGGAATTCTGCAACAATTATTAGCAAACCAGTTCTGCCAAGATTTAATGAAACCATCAGAACAAAAAGACAGTTTCA GCCATAAGGACAGCCCATGTGACAAAAATTGGAGACATTATGAAGGCAATTGCTATGGATTCTTCAGGCACAACCTGACTTGGGAAGAGAGTAAGCAGTACTGTGCCAACATGAATGCCACTCTACTGAAGATTGCCAGCCAGAACATTCTG GAATATATCAAATCCAGGACTGGATTAATTCGTTGGGTGGGACTGTCCCGACAGAACTCCAATAAAGTCTGGAAGTGGGAAGATGGCTCAGTTCCCTCCAAAAATAT GTTTGAGCTTTCTGAAAATGCAAGAGAAAATATGAATTGTGCTTATTTTCATAGTGGGAAAATTCACCCTAGCTTCTGCAAGAACAAACATTATTTAATGTGTGAGAGAAAGGCAGGCATGGCAAAGGTGGACAAGCTACTTTAA